Part of the Orcinus orca chromosome 5, mOrcOrc1.1, whole genome shotgun sequence genome, CTGCATGGCTGCGGGTTGCTCAGTGTCTCCGCGGTCGAAGGCGGCCTCAGAAGGGCCGGTGGTGGGACCAGCCGGCGTCTTGCCTTGCCTAGAATTGCCTACCTACGTGGCCGCTTGTGCGCTCGTGAATAGCCGCTACTCCTGCCTGGTGGCGGGGCCGCACCGAAGACACATCGCACTGTCGCCGCGCTACCTTAACAGGAAACGCACCGGTATCCGAGAACAGCTCGATGCCGAGCTCCTGCGCTATTCCGAGAGCCTTTTAGGTGTACCCATTGCTTATGATAACATCAAAGTAGTGGGTGAATTAGGAGCTATTTATGATGATCAAGGACACATTCATCTTAACACTGAAGcagattttgttattttctgcCCTGAACCAGGGCAAAAACTTATGGGTACAGTTAATAAAGTGTCTTCCAGCCACATTGGCTGTTCCTAAACCTGAGCAGATGCTAGCCGAGCAGTGGCAGACTCTGAAGATAAACATGGGTGATGAACTAGAATTTGAAGTATTTCGTTTAGACTCAGATGCTGCTGGAGTATTCTGCATTCGGGGAAAACTAAATACCACTAGTTTACAAACGAAGTGCTCTGCAGTTTCTGAAGAAGTAACAGAAACTGGCACTGAAGAAGCTACTGAAAAacctcaaaagaagaaaaagaaaaagaacaaagacccAGAGCCATATGAAGTGGAAACTGGTACCACAGAGCTAGCAGATTTTGCAGATGTTACCATGAAGGAAGAGACAGATCTGCAGATTAATAACAATGTGAATGGCCTCTGGGAGGAAGAGccgaagaagaagaaaaagcatcaGGACCCTGTTTTCCAAGGCAGTGACTCCAGTGGTTACCAAAGtgaccataaaaagaaaaaaagaaaagaaagcacagtGAGGAGGCTGAGTTTACACCACTTTTGGAACATGCAcctaaaaagaaaagggaaaagtaattttctttagtgcattttaaatatgatttggtttttttaaaaactgatttacaCAAAACAGATGACTAAAGTTTGAACTATGAAATGTTTTGTATTCCAATACTTTGCAAAACAGGGAACATTTGATGAGGAGTTGAGTTTTTGGTgctaaaattacaaaacagataAATTTGGGAAATGCCAGTATTATTAAAGTGCCGTTTTACTATATACAGAATAGAAAGGTAAGAGCTGCCCTCAATCTCAACTCCTTCATTCTTCCAGGGTATACAttctaaataaaatgatttctacAGTCTGCAAAAGgacttttaaaatacaatgttATTTCATATCATACAGAATGAGTTTTGAGCttgggtttttgggtttttttgttgttgttacaggTTTCACATTTAGTCATGATGTTACATGACATGctattttgctttgtttaaatTACCAGTTTTAGGATTTCTTTTATCATGGCTATTACAGTATTTCTACTGTTTAACTTAGAATGGTTTGCCAAAGGAGTTTCTGAAGTTTCCAGAGCTCTTAAGAACCTTGCCACTACTGACTGTGTGGTAGGAAACAATATTCACTATTCTTTTCTTCTAGGTGCATgtatgttgttttcctttttctctcagtCTAAGAGGTTGATGGAGAGGCTGTTTTCTGACACTTGTTCATTTGTGCCTCAACCATTCTGCTTTTGTTGTGTGTTGGAGAGGAGGAGTCTGctgaaggcaggaaaaatgtGATTCTGACTAGTGGGGAATTTCCCTACTTTTAATATTTGAGTTAAGCTACTAGAAATTATTATGAAGAGAAAACAGCTATTCACTGCTTTCACTGAGAAAATGTGGAATATGTCTTAACTATTGGAAAACAGTGAAGAATGAAATGACAAGCTGGTTCAGCCTGATAATCAATGCAAGGtcgtattcattcatttaacaggtATTTGATGATCTGTGTGTAAAACATATTCTACTGAGGTCCAGAGGTATAATGGCAAACAAGGCAGAAATAATTCCTTCCCTCATGGAATGTCATAGGAAAAACAGATGCATATATACAATACaagtaagaaaatacagaaaattactaCACAATATaagtaagaaaatacagaaaattactaATTGTGGTAAGtgctacagagaaaaagaagattgTCTATTCACTGTTAGTTGTGATCCATGGCAGTCATTTTCATTGCCATTTATCTAGTATCAGACATAGTACTGGTCTTACATTGTTTAATGTTTGTTAATGTATGGGTTCCCATAGTAGTAGATCCAAATCTGTAATGATAGAATATAGAATTTAGAGAGTGGCAGTCATTCACAATGTTTGTCTACAAGCACATGTGCCAGACAGTGGAAATGTGCAGGCCAGTATCTTTCCTTATCATTAGGTTCATGTGAGTATTTAGCCCTCAAAATGTAGCTAGTCCAAATGGAGATGAGGTATCagtataaaatacacatcagATTTTGAAGATGTacaaagaaagaatgtaaaatatcaatTTTGTATATTGGTGAGATTATAATATTTTGGTACAGTGgggtaaataaaatgttacaattaaaaaaaaaaagatacatgcaccccaatgttcattacaccactgtttacaatagccaagacatggaagcaacctaagtgcccatcaacagatgaatggataaagaagatgttacaatatatgtataatggaatattactcagccataaaaaagaatgaaataatgccatttgcaacaacatggatggacctagagattatcatactgagtgaagtaagccagacaaacatcatatcatatcatttatatgtggaatctaaaaaaatcatacaaacgaacttatttacaaaagagaaagagcctcacagacatagaaaacaaacttatggttaccaaaggggaaagagagttgggggagggataaattaggaggttgggattaacaatACACAcactaatatatgtaaaatagataatcaacaagacctagtATAATAACctctaagggaaaagaatctgaaaaaggaatatatatatatttatatatatatatatatatttatatatataactgaatcactgtgctgcacacctgaaactaacatgattttgtaaatcaactatacttcaattaaaaaaagagtactCTGATCCCTTGAAAGGCAAAGCATGTGCaagtatttttttcaatgaaaatatatacataagagTTCTTTTATCTTATCAAGAGTCAACAATTAAAATATCTGACGTAACTGTATACATTTTTCCATTACTGCTATAAACAACTACCACAAATTTGTCttatacaacaaaaataaattataattctggaggtcagaagtgtgCCATAAGTCTCCCTGGGGTAAAATAAAGGAGTTCATGTTTTTCTGGAATCTCAAGAGGgaatccatttccttgttttCCCAGCTTCTAGTGGCTGCCTGTATTCCTTGGCTAATGGTCCCTTCCTCCATTCTCAAGGCCAGCACCTGTGGGTCAAGTCCTTCTCACACTGCATCACTCTGTCCTCTTCTTCTGCCTCCCTGTTCCACTTCTAAggatccttgtgattacattgcaTCCGCCCCCAAATCCCAAATAATCTCCCTTTTTTAAGGTCAACAGACCTTTTTTAAGGTCAACCTTAACCCCATGTGCAACCTTAATTCCTTTTTGCcctgtaaggtaacatattcacaactTGCAGGAATTTGGACATGGATAT contains:
- the LOC101280064 gene encoding LOW QUALITY PROTEIN: DNA-directed RNA polymerase I subunit RPA43-like (The sequence of the model RefSeq protein was modified relative to this genomic sequence to represent the inferred CDS: inserted 3 bases in 2 codons; deleted 1 base in 1 codon), with protein sequence MAAGCSVSPRSKAASEGPVVGPAGVLPCLELPTYVAACALVNSRYSCLVAGPHRRHIALSPRYLNRKRTGIREQLDAELLRYSESLLGVPIAYDNIKVVGELGAIYDDQGHIHLNTEADFVIFCPEPGQKLMGTVNKVSSSHIGCXPKPEQMLAEQWQTLKINMGDELEFEVFRLDSDAAGVFCIRGKLNTTSLQTKCSAVSEEVTETGTEEATEKPQKKKKKKNKDPEPYEVETGTTELADFADVTMKEETDLQINNNVNGLWEEEPKKKKKHQDPVFQGSDSSGYQSDHKKXKKKRKHSEEAEFTPLLEHAPKRKGKSNFL